One stretch of Nitrosococcus watsonii C-113 DNA includes these proteins:
- a CDS encoding CvpA family protein, translating to MIWIDYAIIGIIFLSGFFSLARGFVKEALSLIAWVAAFWIGLNFSPQIAEWLADLISISPSLRLVIAFLMLLLATLLFSAIVNHFIVKLVQTTGLTGTDRILGLAFGITRGVAITTVLVILAGMTPIPQESWWQNSRLLNYFQGLALWVRSFMPPDIAGHIQF from the coding sequence TTGATTTGGATAGATTATGCCATTATCGGAATTATTTTTCTATCGGGGTTTTTCAGCTTAGCAAGAGGATTCGTCAAGGAAGCTTTATCTTTAATTGCTTGGGTAGCGGCTTTTTGGATCGGACTAAATTTCTCACCCCAAATAGCTGAATGGCTTGCCGATTTAATCTCAATTTCACCTTCGCTACGATTAGTAATAGCCTTTCTTATGCTCTTGCTAGCTACTTTGTTGTTTTCTGCAATTGTAAACCATTTCATTGTCAAGTTGGTGCAAACAACGGGACTAACGGGTACGGATAGAATTCTCGGACTTGCCTTTGGTATTACACGCGGTGTGGCTATTACCACAGTGTTGGTAATTTTAGCGGGAATGACCCCTATACCCCAGGAATCATGGTGGCAAAATTCACGATTGCTTAATTATTTTCAAGGACTCGCTCTTTGGGTACGTAGCTTTATGCCTCCTGATATTGCTGGACATATTCAGTTTTAA
- a CDS encoding SPOR domain-containing protein produces the protein MLDKNLKQRLIGAAVLISVGIIVIPLLLGEPTEMLPEYKALEVVNKPLPEPEKSTFVSTVKKLPAQGEQKLPNFVPLSKEKSSVSSSKAAKWFVQIGSFSHQKNALQMHRDVTSSGYKAFIETAKKGEKTIYKVRVGPEKNRIRAKEIRKELERRLQTKAFVISPSDS, from the coding sequence GTGCTAGATAAAAATCTAAAGCAACGACTGATCGGGGCAGCGGTGCTAATTAGCGTAGGAATAATTGTAATTCCTTTATTGCTTGGTGAGCCTACCGAGATGCTCCCTGAATATAAAGCGCTTGAGGTCGTCAATAAGCCTTTGCCGGAACCGGAAAAATCGACTTTTGTCTCTACCGTTAAAAAACTGCCAGCGCAAGGTGAGCAAAAGTTGCCAAACTTTGTTCCTTTGAGTAAAGAAAAATCTTCTGTATCGTCGTCGAAAGCGGCAAAATGGTTTGTTCAAATAGGTAGCTTCAGTCATCAGAAAAACGCGCTGCAGATGCATCGCGATGTGACTTCCTCTGGTTATAAAGCGTTTATAGAGACAGCAAAAAAAGGGGAAAAAACAATTTATAAGGTTCGAGTAGGTCCAGAAAAAAATAGAATACGCGCCAAGGAGATTAGGAAGGAGTTAGAACGTCGGTTGCAAACCAAAGCTTTCGTTATTTCACCCTCTGATAGTTAA